In Clostridium sp. DL-VIII, the following proteins share a genomic window:
- a CDS encoding molybdopterin cofactor-binding domain-containing protein, whose translation MDDFVVIGKSVVKKDSLHKVLGKTKFAGDMEFENMLYGEVVRSTVASAYIKKIDTSKALKLDGVIKILTYKDIPGKNRIGIILKDEPVLVDDKVRRIGDAIALVAAKTKEIARKAAGLVEIEYEEIEPIFSFERAMEEDSPKIHGTSNILNKKTLVHGDIDKGFEQCDVIVENTYKTSRLSHMFIEPEAGVAKYENGIITVYSSTQNPHFDRGEIASTLNFPNNRVRSIQATTGGGFGGKLDISVQCHLALLAYYTERPVKMVRSRKESTCVSSKRHAMTMTARTGATKDGKILAHHVIMTADTGAYASYGPAVVTRAMVHCTGPYMIPNVRVETTFAYTNNPMGGAFRGFGVPQVAVLHEGQIEALAKKLNIDSIKLRLLNAQKVGSETATGQILKDSVGLVECINKAVEKANEVMKCEVMEK comes from the coding sequence ATGGATGATTTTGTAGTAATAGGAAAAAGTGTTGTGAAAAAGGATTCTCTTCATAAGGTGCTGGGAAAAACCAAATTTGCGGGTGATATGGAATTTGAGAATATGTTATATGGTGAAGTTGTAAGAAGTACTGTTGCTTCAGCTTATATAAAGAAAATTGATACAAGTAAGGCTTTAAAGTTAGATGGTGTAATAAAAATTTTAACTTATAAAGACATTCCGGGGAAAAATAGAATAGGAATTATCTTAAAGGATGAGCCTGTTTTAGTGGATGATAAGGTTAGAAGGATTGGGGATGCAATAGCTTTAGTGGCTGCTAAAACAAAGGAAATAGCAAGAAAAGCAGCTGGATTAGTAGAAATTGAATATGAGGAAATAGAACCTATTTTTTCTTTTGAACGTGCAATGGAAGAAGATTCACCTAAAATACATGGAACAAGCAATATCTTAAATAAGAAAACTTTAGTTCACGGTGATATTGATAAAGGATTTGAACAATGTGATGTTATAGTAGAAAACACTTATAAAACTTCCAGACTTTCACATATGTTTATAGAACCAGAAGCAGGAGTCGCTAAATATGAAAATGGAATAATAACAGTTTATAGTTCTACGCAAAATCCTCATTTTGACAGAGGCGAAATAGCTTCAACCTTAAATTTCCCTAATAATAGAGTGAGAAGTATACAAGCTACTACTGGTGGTGGATTTGGTGGGAAATTGGATATTTCAGTACAATGCCATTTAGCATTGCTTGCATATTACACAGAAAGACCAGTAAAAATGGTAAGAAGCAGAAAAGAGTCAACTTGTGTTTCTTCAAAAAGGCATGCAATGACGATGACAGCACGAACAGGAGCGACTAAAGATGGAAAAATATTAGCCCACCATGTAATAATGACAGCAGATACTGGTGCATATGCTTCTTATGGACCTGCTGTTGTTACAAGAGCTATGGTTCATTGTACTGGACCATATATGATACCCAATGTAAGGGTAGAGACAACTTTTGCATATACTAACAATCCAATGGGAGGAGCATTTAGAGGTTTTGGAGTGCCTCAGGTAGCAGTTTTACATGAAGGGCAGATAGAAGCCCTAGCTAAAAAATTAAATATAGATTCCATTAAATTAAGATTACTAAATGCACAAAAAGTTGGAAGCGAAACTGCAACAGGACAAATATTAAAAGATAGTGTGGGATTAGTAGAATGCATTAATAAGGCTGTAGAAAAAGCAAATGAAGTAATGAAATGTGAGGTGATGGAAAAGTGA
- a CDS encoding (2Fe-2S)-binding protein, giving the protein MEKIEISLNLNGENVHIKVNPNKRVVDLLREDFKLTSVKEGCGEGECGACTIIWNGNAVTSCTMLAGQIDGDRIITLEGLSKNGELDKLQETFIEAGAVQCGYCTPGMILSAKALLMRNPHPTKEEIRRAMSGNLCRCTGYAKIIKAVELAIED; this is encoded by the coding sequence ATGGAAAAAATAGAAATTTCATTAAATTTAAATGGTGAAAATGTACATATAAAGGTAAATCCAAATAAGAGAGTTGTAGATTTATTAAGAGAAGATTTTAAACTTACAAGTGTGAAAGAAGGCTGTGGAGAAGGCGAATGTGGTGCATGTACCATAATATGGAATGGAAATGCAGTTACTTCGTGTACTATGCTAGCAGGTCAAATAGATGGTGACAGAATTATTACATTAGAAGGTCTAAGTAAAAATGGTGAATTAGATAAACTGCAGGAAACTTTTATAGAGGCAGGTGCAGTACAATGTGGTTATTGCACTCCGGGCATGATATTGTCTGCAAAAGCATTGCTTATGAGAAATCCTCATCCAACAAAAGAAGAAATTAGACGAGCAATGTCAGGTAATCTTTGCAGGTGCACAGGATATGCAAAAATAATTAAAGCAGTAGAACTTGCCATAGAAGATTAG
- a CDS encoding molybdopterin cofactor-binding domain-containing protein: MKKRGKGIGCMWYGIGNTGLPNPSGAFIEVLPDATANLLVGCADIGQGSTTVMAQIAAEELGLRYDDIHVISADTGVTPEGGATSASRQTFISGNATRNSCKMAKKTLGEVAADFLKVHIEDLIFKDREIYFKEDETVKMSYDELMSEMKKLGKLALGAGSYNPNTTYLDDETMGGIPFEVYSYAATVVELEVDTDTGKIEVLKVVSAHDVGQAVNEKMIEGQIEGGCAMGQGFALLEKIIVENGTILNPQFSKYLITTALDTPEVYPIIVESNASAGPFGAKGVGEPALIPIIPAIVNAVEDAIGIHFYELPITPTDVIKELKQQNQTQ, translated from the coding sequence GTGAAGAAGAGAGGAAAAGGAATTGGATGTATGTGGTATGGCATTGGCAATACAGGTCTTCCTAATCCATCCGGTGCATTTATTGAAGTATTGCCTGATGCAACTGCCAATTTACTTGTAGGCTGTGCAGACATTGGACAAGGTTCTACAACGGTTATGGCACAGATTGCAGCAGAAGAATTGGGCTTACGTTATGATGATATTCATGTGATTAGCGCAGACACAGGTGTTACTCCAGAAGGTGGGGCAACATCTGCAAGTAGACAAACCTTCATATCAGGGAATGCAACGAGAAATTCCTGCAAAATGGCAAAGAAAACTTTAGGAGAAGTTGCAGCTGATTTCTTAAAAGTTCATATAGAAGATTTAATTTTTAAAGATAGAGAAATATATTTTAAAGAAGATGAAACTGTAAAAATGTCTTATGATGAATTAATGTCAGAAATGAAAAAGTTAGGTAAACTGGCACTAGGAGCAGGCTCCTACAATCCAAATACAACTTATTTAGATGATGAAACTATGGGTGGAATACCTTTTGAAGTGTATTCATATGCAGCAACAGTTGTTGAGTTAGAAGTAGATACGGATACAGGTAAAATAGAAGTATTAAAAGTTGTTTCTGCCCATGACGTAGGGCAGGCAGTTAATGAAAAAATGATAGAAGGACAAATTGAAGGTGGCTGCGCTATGGGGCAGGGATTTGCTTTATTGGAAAAGATAATTGTAGAGAATGGAACAATATTAAACCCGCAATTCTCAAAATATTTAATTACAACAGCATTAGATACACCGGAAGTTTATCCTATAATTGTTGAAAGCAATGCCTCAGCAGGACCATTTGGGGCAAAAGGAGTTGGAGAGCCAGCGTTGATCCCAATTATACCGGCTATTGTAAATGCTGTTGAAGATGCTATAGGAATTCATTTTTATGAACTGCCAATTACGCCAACAGATGTAATCAAGGAATTAAAGCAGCAGAATCAAACTCAGTAA
- a CDS encoding beta-glucoside-specific PTS transporter subunit IIABC has translation MDYKKVGNQIIELVGGTENIKTLTHCATRLRFEFYDMSKVQKEKLEKLEGVIGVVNKGGQFQVIIGNEVQQAYKEIISKTGNLESSNKKANNASKGKNGILAEFISIISTTFTPVIPALTGAGMVKAVLAILNLAGIVSSDSQTYYLINMIADAAFFFMPVLLAYGAAIKFKCSPILAMTLAGVLLHPSLSALVTAGKPVYFFGIPMRLADYSSSVLPILFTVWAMSYIERFAEKVSPSIIKFFTKPLIILLVTAPLALLVIGPIGVYLNDIVAATAEIINGKASWLIPMLMGAFQPALVVTGTAWAMTPIATMQLTNKGSEMINGPGMLASNIAQGAATLCVAVKSKNKNLKQLAGSAGVTALLGITEPSLYGVTLKLKRPLIASMIGGGCAGIYAGLSGLVRYAFVSPGLAALPAFIGKNPMNIVNALITCVIAFVVTFIVTWILGFDDPVDEEKEVILTHDGNNGVNISKDVNLFSPLEGKLVPLSEVNDAAFSGELLGKGVAIIPDKGSVVSPINGTVATVLESKHAIALQSDEGVEILIHIGIDTVNLKGKYYTTYVNSGERISVGDKLIDFDIEEIKKAGYDTITPVLVVNPDMYTEIISEDSKNVKFGEKVITVK, from the coding sequence ATGGATTATAAAAAAGTAGGAAATCAGATAATAGAACTTGTAGGAGGTACGGAAAATATAAAAACTCTTACTCATTGTGCAACAAGACTTAGATTTGAATTTTATGATATGTCAAAAGTTCAGAAAGAAAAGCTTGAAAAATTGGAAGGGGTTATTGGAGTTGTTAACAAGGGGGGACAATTTCAAGTTATAATTGGAAATGAAGTACAACAAGCTTATAAAGAAATTATCAGTAAGACAGGAAATTTAGAAAGCTCTAATAAAAAAGCTAACAATGCTTCTAAGGGAAAAAATGGTATATTGGCGGAATTTATAAGTATAATTTCAACAACATTTACACCAGTTATACCAGCACTTACTGGTGCTGGTATGGTAAAAGCTGTTCTTGCAATTTTAAATTTGGCAGGAATAGTATCTAGTGATAGTCAGACGTATTATCTTATCAACATGATAGCAGATGCAGCCTTCTTTTTTATGCCTGTATTGCTTGCATATGGAGCAGCTATTAAATTTAAATGCAGTCCAATATTAGCAATGACACTTGCAGGAGTACTGTTACATCCAAGTTTAAGTGCTTTAGTTACGGCTGGAAAACCAGTATATTTCTTTGGAATTCCAATGAGGTTAGCAGATTACTCATCGTCAGTTCTTCCAATATTATTTACAGTATGGGCAATGTCTTATATAGAGAGATTTGCAGAAAAAGTATCACCATCAATCATAAAATTTTTTACAAAACCGCTAATTATATTGCTAGTTACTGCTCCGCTTGCATTACTTGTAATAGGACCTATTGGAGTATACCTCAATGATATAGTTGCAGCTACTGCAGAAATTATTAATGGAAAAGCCAGCTGGTTAATTCCGATGTTAATGGGAGCATTTCAGCCAGCATTAGTAGTAACTGGTACTGCTTGGGCAATGACTCCAATTGCAACAATGCAGTTAACTAATAAAGGATCAGAAATGATAAACGGACCTGGAATGTTAGCTTCTAATATTGCTCAAGGTGCTGCAACTTTATGTGTAGCAGTTAAATCAAAAAATAAAAATCTTAAGCAGCTTGCAGGATCAGCAGGTGTTACAGCACTTTTAGGAATCACAGAACCATCTTTGTATGGTGTAACATTAAAGTTAAAGAGACCATTAATTGCTTCTATGATAGGTGGAGGATGTGCTGGAATTTACGCAGGACTTTCAGGACTTGTACGTTATGCATTTGTTTCACCAGGCCTTGCAGCACTTCCAGCATTTATTGGTAAAAATCCAATGAATATTGTAAATGCTTTGATTACATGTGTGATTGCTTTTGTAGTAACATTTATAGTAACTTGGATTTTAGGTTTTGATGACCCAGTAGATGAAGAAAAAGAAGTGATTTTAACTCATGATGGTAATAATGGTGTAAATATTAGCAAAGATGTAAATCTGTTTAGTCCTTTAGAGGGAAAATTGGTTCCATTAAGTGAAGTAAATGATGCTGCTTTTTCAGGAGAATTATTAGGGAAGGGTGTTGCAATAATACCTGATAAGGGTTCAGTGGTATCACCGATAAATGGAACAGTAGCAACAGTTTTAGAATCTAAGCATGCAATTGCACTTCAATCAGATGAAGGAGTTGAAATTCTAATACATATAGGAATTGATACAGTAAATCTAAAAGGAAAATATTATACAACATATGTTAATAGTGGAGAAAGAATAAGTGTTGGAGACAAATTAATTGACTTTGATATAGAAGAAATTAAAAAAGCTGGTTATGATACAATAACTCCAGTACTAGTTGTTAATCCTGATATGTATACAGAGATAATAAGTGAAGATTCAAAGAATGTAAAGTTTGGAGAGAAAGTTATAACTGTTAAATAA
- a CDS encoding MFS transporter has translation MEELQRNDTLSSKKLISRMENFPVGKFHYKLLNINGAAWAFDAFDVGIVTFIVAALTKSWNLTTGQVSIFLSVGLFGMLFGASISGALADRFGRKSVFKVTMLLYSICSLICAIAPNYTFLLIARFFVGVGLGSETPIVTAILGEFIPASRRGKVQGLLDTFWAVGWLASAVIAYFVIPTVGWRWTFVIGAMPAFFVFVIRRHLPESPRWLISKGRIKEAEEIVNNIEETLITQGLSIPEVKIEQISDNKREVINKKSGIGLLFSNKYCKASVMLWGVWFFVFFGYYGLFSWMPSIFVKAGHSMVQSFFYVLIMQIAFVPNQFICAYLMDKIGRKTVLGTNLLLSALATIAYGLAFGSGVSSTIVVILGALTSYFVSGIFAVIYTYSPELYPTSVRATGVGAASAVSRVGSMLAPIVIGYGLTSVGITGVFAIVAVSFVLGAVFVWVLGTETKGVILED, from the coding sequence ATGGAAGAATTACAACGCAATGATACATTATCTTCAAAAAAGCTTATTTCACGTATGGAAAATTTTCCGGTAGGAAAATTTCATTACAAATTATTAAATATTAATGGTGCTGCCTGGGCATTTGATGCCTTTGACGTAGGTATAGTTACATTTATTGTTGCAGCACTTACAAAGTCTTGGAATTTAACAACTGGACAGGTAAGTATATTTTTAAGTGTTGGTTTATTTGGAATGCTCTTTGGAGCAAGCATTTCAGGTGCTTTAGCAGATCGATTTGGGCGTAAATCTGTATTTAAGGTTACTATGCTTCTTTATTCGATATGTTCACTAATTTGCGCTATTGCACCGAATTACACATTTCTTTTAATTGCTAGATTTTTTGTAGGAGTAGGTCTTGGTAGTGAAACACCTATTGTTACAGCTATTTTAGGTGAATTTATTCCAGCTTCAAGGCGAGGAAAAGTTCAGGGATTACTTGATACGTTTTGGGCAGTAGGATGGCTTGCGTCAGCAGTAATAGCTTATTTTGTTATTCCAACAGTAGGATGGAGATGGACCTTTGTTATAGGTGCTATGCCGGCTTTCTTTGTTTTTGTAATTCGTAGACATTTACCGGAATCTCCAAGATGGTTAATATCAAAAGGTAGAATAAAAGAAGCCGAAGAAATTGTAAATAATATAGAAGAAACACTAATTACTCAAGGCTTATCAATTCCGGAAGTAAAAATAGAACAAATTTCTGATAATAAAAGAGAAGTTATCAATAAAAAAAGCGGTATTGGATTATTATTTTCTAATAAATACTGTAAAGCAAGTGTTATGCTTTGGGGAGTATGGTTTTTTGTGTTCTTTGGATATTATGGATTGTTTTCTTGGATGCCATCTATTTTTGTAAAAGCTGGTCATAGTATGGTTCAATCTTTTTTCTATGTTTTAATTATGCAGATAGCATTTGTTCCTAATCAATTTATTTGTGCTTATCTTATGGATAAAATAGGACGTAAGACAGTACTTGGTACTAATTTATTATTATCGGCACTAGCTACTATAGCATATGGATTGGCTTTTGGAAGTGGTGTTAGTTCAACAATAGTAGTGATTTTAGGTGCTTTAACATCATACTTTGTTTCAGGTATTTTTGCAGTTATTTATACATATTCACCAGAGTTATATCCAACCAGTGTGCGTGCTACTGGAGTTGGTGCAGCATCTGCAGTTTCACGTGTAGGATCAATGCTTGCGCCAATTGTTATTGGATATGGTTTGACATCTGTTGGTATAACAGGGGTATTTGCAATAGTAGCAGTATCTTTTGTTTTAGGTGCAGTGTTTGTATGGGTTCTTGGGACTGAAACTAAAGGAGTAATATTAGAAGATTAA
- a CDS encoding FAD binding domain-containing protein, which yields MKEFTYKSPRTVKEALEFLNEANENTYIVAGGTDIVIAINDDRVNAEQVININKLKELKYVQIDKNVVRVGALCTFSELEKNSLIKENIKVLYKAVSEVGSPQIRNLGTVGGNIVNASVAGDSITAFLALNAKVVLKNSYGQRVMSLREFYEGKGNCQIKKNELLTEIFFDKPTENMATSFCKLGKRNALAIVDIGGAMVIERGNNNICTKASVMGGALARYPLEFFNVEEFLVGKEISKETLYSCFDLLSEAVYESIKSRPLEVDYKKESVKGVFKTVFDEVLEYFKIA from the coding sequence ATGAAAGAATTTACATATAAATCACCAAGAACTGTAAAAGAGGCGTTAGAATTTTTGAATGAAGCCAATGAAAATACTTATATTGTAGCAGGCGGTACTGATATTGTAATAGCAATTAACGATGACAGAGTTAATGCTGAACAGGTAATAAACATAAATAAATTAAAGGAATTGAAGTACGTTCAGATAGATAAAAATGTTGTAAGAGTAGGTGCTCTTTGTACTTTTTCAGAATTAGAAAAAAATTCTTTAATTAAAGAAAATATAAAAGTGCTATATAAAGCAGTTTCAGAAGTTGGTTCACCTCAAATAAGAAATTTAGGAACTGTTGGCGGCAATATTGTTAATGCATCTGTAGCAGGAGATTCAATTACAGCCTTTTTAGCATTAAATGCTAAAGTAGTATTAAAAAATTCATATGGACAAAGGGTAATGAGCCTTAGAGAGTTTTATGAAGGAAAAGGAAATTGCCAGATTAAAAAAAATGAATTATTGACAGAAATTTTTTTTGATAAACCAACTGAAAATATGGCTACTTCCTTTTGTAAACTTGGAAAGAGAAATGCACTTGCTATTGTAGATATTGGTGGTGCTATGGTCATAGAAAGAGGTAATAATAACATTTGCACAAAAGCATCTGTTATGGGAGGAGCACTAGCGCGTTATCCATTAGAATTCTTCAATGTGGAAGAATTTTTAGTAGGAAAAGAAATCTCAAAAGAAACTTTATATAGCTGCTTTGATTTACTTTCAGAAGCAGTTTATGAAAGCATTAAAAGCAGACCCCTAGAAGTTGATTATAAAAAAGAAAGTGTAAAAGGTGTATTTAAGACAGTTTTTGATGAAGTTTTAGAATACTTTAAAATTGCATAA